Proteins found in one Aethina tumida isolate Nest 87 chromosome 1, icAetTumi1.1, whole genome shotgun sequence genomic segment:
- the LOC109609278 gene encoding NADH dehydrogenase [ubiquinone] 1 beta subcomplex subunit 10-like yields MPEAKPRNIVEQFFMTVGNVLEAPVVWVREKVVEPNQQKYAWYHQKFRRVPTIDQCYTDDVVCQFEADAQYKRDKQVDTEILSILRERFEDCALYEAPDHLEKCTPLLKQYEEATTNWFIKYGDLGAYHNAKTAYMKQKHRLVWERRYGPVGSGKNGMQECVE; encoded by the exons ATGCCTGAAGCTAAACCTAGGAACATTGTGGAGCAATTCTTTATGACTGTAGGAAATGTCTTGGAGGCTCCCGTCGTTTGGGTCCGAG AAAAAGTTGTTGAACCTAATCAACAGAAATACGCGTGGTACCATCAGAAATTCCGCAGAGTGCCCACAATTGATCAGTGTTACACCGATGATGTGGTTTGCCAATTTGAGGCTGACGCTCAATACAAAAGGGACAA GCAAGTAGATACTgaaattctttcaattttacGCGAGAGATTTGAGGATTGTGCTTTGTATGAGGCTCCTGATCATTTGGAAAAGTGCACACCATTACTGAAACAATATGAAGAAGCTACTACCAACTGGTTtatcaaat ATGGTGATTTAGGAGCATACCACAATGCAAAAACTGCTTACATGAAACAAAAGCACAGGTTGGTCTGGGAACGTAGATATGGCCCAGTTGGAAGTGGCAAGAATGGAATGCAGGAATgtgttgaataa